The nucleotide sequence tagaaaaagaaCAATGTTGTCATAATTATCATGAATCGTGTTTAAGGAGATGAATAGACATTACAATAATCCTGAAAAGAATAATGATCAAAagaaatgttttatttatttatttatttatttatttatttattgtttcgTTTATTTCTAGTAAGTAACAACAAAATATGAAGCAAGCGacttgaaatatgtattatctATTCTTCTGAGATTGAGATTAAGCAGGATTGGATTTGTCTTTAGTCATTTCATCCTGCATTCGCTATTTTTTCTTGGAAGTATGAAAATGCCAAGTGTTGAGATTATTTATGATCATTAATCACATTCACGCTTCATTCCAAAGTGAATCGCAATTTCACActatttattttagtttttccgattagatgtgtttttttacacggattttggcagattttctaGAATCTGGACTtggacgtttttttaaaaaaaatacatatctcTTTAAGCATTTTTTAGATTATATTCACCTTTCGCCAAATTTCAAAACCttaaaagtcctatttttcgAAGTAAAATACTAAATCCATTTTATAATCAAAACCCACTATCCTAGCGGGTACTAGCGGGTAGGGGATTGTCGTGGAttctaaatctgccaaaattcgTGTAGAAAGAACACATCTATTACATCTATTACCTCGCTTTCAATATTCCTCATTTACAAATTACAACCTCTTGTAGTTCGCCAAAGCTGCATTCTCGCTTTTTTCACGGTCGACGCTTTTTTCCCTCAAtgttattcattcattcatattCTACGGATACAGAACagaaggtaataaaaaaaatgcatcgagGAGGTAGTGATATCAGACCTTAGTCATTGTCCAGTCGATACAGTGGTACACTTACACTGTTCTCCTTAATACAGTCacgtacacacacacacacacacacacacacacatgcatgtttcaacttgaaaaattctctttatCTCTATTCTCTTCATGTAAAATCGCAGCGATTGGCGTGGAAAAAGTGGTGGGGCTGATGATTGAGGGAATGATTTCTGATTGGACAAAGTTggatggttattttttttttgtgtagttttttttcatatcttgaCGTCTGAAGAAAGCAATGAAAGCATCGTGGTCGTGGAATTCGTGGAAGAAGTGTGTCTGAGTGACTAGTGAGAAAAAGAATGCTCTGTTTTGGCGCTCATTTTTGGCTTATTATTCATGTGGAAAGGAAGTCTCAGCTCAGTCAGCTCGAGCTCAGTTATTTTTGTTGATTCGTGTCTCTCTGTTCAATCTCTTCTTTCAATGAACATTTTTGCCGCGCGATTTTTCCGTAGAACGTGTTGCTGACTGTGAAGTgaagtaaaatttaattttctttaaaataattattcgtcGTTAATGTTTTAATCTTGTGTAGCatgttattatttattattctaACGTGAGTGGAATATCTTGAGTTACTTCATCCGCATACCATCACGTGTATAGACTGCAAAAGCATGGCCCGTTTTCGACGTTTCCGACGTTATAATTCTtttaaaacaccaaaaaaatccaagtcgCCTCGTAAAAAAGCACGTCGAACACCAGTACCAGTTCCTGAGTATGATCACGAATCTGAGTATTATAATGGCGAATACGATTCTGGAAGTAAGATAATCATTTCAGCTGTAAccgcgtggaaaatttcatgtCACTAGCGGTTATGGCTTAGTAAATTATTGCTGATCGAAGCTCTCATAACCTGATGTGGTCTTTATATTGCATGCCGTAGTCTTGACGTTTTGAATTGGCGTTGATAGTTAGATGGATAGATTGATTAATTGATAGACGCTAGATCACAGTTAACTTGCAGAATGGTAGTGTAATAATGTGTGAGCTTTGCTGTTTTAATCTATCTATGACTTCAACTTACGCTTGAAACGAATAGCATTTAATTCAGCTTATGAACCAAATGTCTTCCTGAAATGAATATGATCATACGTACTTGCTtgatttttgtctaaatttATTAATTGGTTACCAGCTGCACGTTTCTTTTTGATTGCTAATTTTACATTCGCCGCTTTAAATGCATAGGTAATGTTATGTACATACATGCACACGCTTAATTGATGCTAATATTACTAATCATTTCTTTATTCACAATCAAATCAGATATTCTTCAACttgagaaaatgaaacattGAATTGGTTTACGATTTAATTAAATACAtgattacgtatttttttcgtactgAATTTCTTTTTCCGTGAATTCAGAATTCAGTATGATATGTTTAATCGTTCAATTACtatttcaagaatgaaaattgctaaattATTCCTTTGGTTTTTTGATTCACTCGTGGTTTGCTTGTTAGTTTCATCTTTCACCTCgtcttcaaaattaattcaattcaatGGATTGGAAGCAAGTCGCGAGTCGTGACTTGAACGTGACTTGCTTTGCTTTTGTTGTGTAGGATCTTTCGTTGCTACTTCTTAGAAACGATCCAGCTCATCAATTCTTTCTGCTTCACTTATTGTCCTTCGTGTTTCTCTGGTAAACCGGTTTCCATTACATTATCCTTTGCCTTCAGCTTCAGAGATTGTTTtcaaaggataaaaaaaaacctcggaAAACAAAACATAACTGTGTGCTAAAGACATCGGAATTCGGAATACATAGAATAGTTCGAATACTAAAACATGATGAAggtagaaaaaagttgtcaaatggAAAAATAACCGTATACAATGAGGCAGGATCGATGAACTTCATGGATTGCTAAGAATAGTAGACATCAAAAAGGCTTTGTTGAAATACTAGTCCTTGTTGTAATGTCTCGCAAATGTTTCACGGGTTTTAAAAGTtctgtattttttcatgctgaatttttatcatttgtgTTGTGTTATGTAATGTTATGTTATGTTATGTTATGTTATGTTAATGTTGTATGTCGGTGGCGGTAGTTAAACATCGGGTGGTATGTTGTTTGTATTGGACTTAGGTATGGATATGAGTGGGTTTAGCAATGTTATGAGTGCTATGATGATGTCGCCAAGTTTTCAAGCTGCAATGACTCCGTTCTTGATGTCAGGTAATGGAAATCCGCTGCTGGGTATGCTCGgttctggacaattttttccaaattggacTACCCCTCAATTACCCGCTAAAACCCTGCAAACGTTTTGGGCAATGAATAATAAAGTTAGTAACACGTCGATTCGATTTTAGAGCACGGAAATGAAATTATGTTCATTGATTGTGTGTAATTTCAGGGTAATATGCGAgccgaagaagaagacgacAACGAAGACGAAGATATGGGCGTAGCTGAAACATACGCTGATTATATGCCTGCGAAATGTAACTCATTTTATgcgttgattttttaataactctactcgagtaattttttcatacatgattatttatttattctcaTAGTAAAGTTGGGTAAAAAGCATCCTGATCCTGTTGTCGAAACGGCTTCGTTATCTAGTGTCGAACCAACGGAAGTTTGGTATAAATTATCATTACCAGAAGATACGATAAAATCTGGTTCGTTGTCTGCTTTGCAACTTGAAGCTATCACGTATGCTTCGCAACAACACGAACATCTACTTCCAGACGGTTCTAGAGCAGGGTTCTTGATAGGTATGTAATTAtgcaattttcgtcaattttgtgGATTTGTCTTGTTTCAAACGCAAATTTTCGTTTCAGGCGACGGAGCTGGTGTTGGTAAAGGTAGAACGATAGCcggtttaatttttgaaaattttctcaaaggtCGCAAAAAAGCTATTTGGGTTTCGGTGTCGAATGACTTGAAATATGACGCCGAGAGAGATCTGAACGATATAGGAGCTAGTAGAATTGAAGTTTTCCCTATGAACAAAGTGCGTTTGCGgcgatatttttgttttcatgtatATTTTATGTTCTCGTTTTACATGTATGCACTTTGCTTTTTTATCCTAGTTCAAATACGCCAAAATTGCTTCACCAGCGAATGGGAATGTTAAGAAGGGAGTTATATTTTCCACTTACTCAGCTTTAATTGGTGAATCCTCGCAAACTGGCGGTAAATATAAAACTAGACTGAAACAATTGCTGCAGTGGTGCGGAGATGATTTTGACGGCCCAGTATCCTTTTCGTGtgggaaattgaatgaaatatgTTGATCTTTTTATATGTTGAACAACTTTGAAATGTATAATCCTTAACAGAATTTTAGATTATATTCGACGAATGTCATCGAGCCAAAAATCTTTGTCCCGTTGGCTCTACCAAACCTACAAAAACTGGCTTGACTGTATTAGAATTGCAGAAGCAATTGCCGAAAGCTAGAGTAGTATATGCATCTGCTACTGGAGCGTCAGAACCGAGGAACATGGCGTATATGACTAGATTAGGAATGTGGGGCGAAGGCTCGCCGTTCCTCGAATTCATGGACTTTATTAATGCAGTTGAAAAGAGGTCAGTTTTTTCGGtggttttttatactttttcgtCATAAATAGGCGATAACATTCGATGTTGTTTCAGGGGAGTTGGTGCAATGGAAATCGTAGCTATGGATATGAAATTACGTGGTATGTACATCGCAAGACAGCTGAGTTTTCACGGAGTGTCTTTCAAAATCGAAGACGTTCCTTTGAATAAAGAATTCATAAAGATGTACGACGATTCTGTAAAATTGGTtcgtatttcaatatttttgtgagTGTTTCGTACTCCGGTGTTCTTGTATCGAGTccagttctatttttttttttttttttttttttttagtgggtAGAAGCTATGCAGAAGTTCCAAGAAGCTGCTGAGTTGATTGATGCCGAAAGTCGAATGAAGAAAACAATGTGGGGTCAATTTTGGTCCGCCCatcaacgatttttcaaatatttatgcATTGCTTCCAAAGTTCGCCATGCTGTTGATGTAGCTCGGTACAGAATCACTCCAACTTTATCATGTCATGTTGCAATTAGGATATCTTTCAGTTTTTCCATTATCGTTTTACAGGGAAGCTATTAAATGCGGTAAGTGCGTCGTGATTGGATTACAGTCGACAGGAGAAGCTCGAACTCTAGAACAACTTGAAAGAGATGATGGTGAATTATCAGATTTCGTTTCTACAGCTAAGTAAGTAAAACAACAAAGGCTTTGTCTACTATGGAGAGAAAAACTATGAACAATTCACTTTTCAGGGGAGTTCTACAATCATTGGTGGAGAAGCATTTCCCGGCTCCAGATCGAAATCGTATTCATCGTCTATTAGGAATTGacacgaaaaagttgaaacaagaAAATGGTAATGCGAATAATGAAGCTGGTAGCTCAGCCGGTAAAAGGAAATCCGGTAAGGATTACGATCTCGgtttcatttaatgaaatttgtttgtggagtgttctgaaatttttgtcattttatatAGCGAGACAAGCTGCTGTTAAAGTCAAAAGACGTAAAGATTCTAGCGAATCTGATTCGGAATTGAACTCAGATGATTCGGACTTCAAAGTATCCAATTCAGATTCGGGCAGTGATGAACCGTCCGAAGCCAGCGAACCCGATGACAGCAGTGATTTTTCTGATACTGATTCTGATGGTAAAATTTTAGATTCGGTTTTGGAAGCGTTTTGAGTCGCTAATTGAGTTCATGTTTGTTTTTAGATCTGTTATGGGGAAACACTAATACTAAAAAAGGCGCTAAAAAGAAGAAAGCTCCGAAAAAGCCCACTCAGCAAGATAAAATCGATATGTTGGTTATGGGTAAAAGTTTCAAAGGTAAAGGAAAAGTTGAATCTACTGTTCCCCCTCCCAAAGATGCAGTCGAACGCGCTTGTAGTATGAAAGAAGAATTACTGGAACAGATCGAGAGCATTGGAGAACGACTACCACCGAATACTCTTGACCAATTGATCGATGAATTGGGAGGTCCTGAAAACGTAGCTGAGGTAAATTCGTTGTGAAATATATCTCGGTTTGGTTAGTATTCATTTCCAACATGCATATTAATCCTGCGATTATTAACCGTCGTTAGATGACTGGACGTAAAGGAAGAGTCGTTCAAACCGATGCTGGTATTCAGTACGAATCGCGATCAGAAATAGATATTCCTTTAGAAACGTTGAATCTTACTGGTGAGCAGATCTGCCTGTTGCTCGAAACAATCTGTCCGATTAATATTTTACATTTACCATAATATTACATTGCAGAAAAACAAAGATTTATGGATGGCGAAAAAGATGTTGCTATTATTTCGGAAGCGGCCAGTTCGGGTATTTCTCTGCAGAGCGATCGTCGGGCTAAAAATCAGCGCCGCCGTGTTCATATCACGCTAGAACTTCCTTGGAGTGCAGATAGAGCCATTCAGCAATTTGGTACAAACAATCTTAtgtcttatcaaaattttttgttttaagaaTGCGCTTATGAAgttgagttttttatttttcatctcttctGAAAAGGTCGAACGCACAGAAGTAATCAAGTGAACGCCCCGgagtatatatttttaatttctgatcTTGCCGGCGAAAGAAGATTTGCCTCGATTGTTGCCAAACGACTTGAAAGTTTGGTGAGTATGAATTGAGGGTGTGTCTGATTACGTTGGAATTTGTTTTGGaacatgataatttttcagGGAGCTTTAACTCACGGCGATCGTCGAGCCACTGAAACAAGAGATTTGTCTCGTTTTAATATCGATAATAAGTACGGCCGATCCGCTCTTGAAGCCATCATGAGAGCGATTATGGGTTATGAAGCACCCATTGTTCCTCCGCCGAAGGATTACAAAGGAGATTTCTTCAAAGGTTTATTGAACTCTAGTTGTTGTGCATCCGTCTAGAATAGTACtgacgatatttttttatttcagacgTTGCGGGTGCTCTTGTGGGAGTTGGTTTAATAGTGAATAGTGAAACGACGCCGGGTGTCTTATCTCTAGATAAAGATTACAACAAcatgagcaaatttttgaatcgaattttAGGCATGCCCGTCGATCTGCAAAACAGACTTTTTAAATACTTCACCGATACGTTACAAGCTATCATAACACAAGCTAAGAAGTCCGGTCGATTCGATTTAGGAATTTTAGGCAAGTACTCTCTGTAAATTTTTATCTATCATAAAGTGAACGCATGGTTCTCAATGTAGCGTATTTTGAAACGTTTAGATTTGGGTTCGGCTGGGGAAAATGTAAAACAGGTGAAAATGTATTCGTTTTTACGAAAACATACCACTGGTGTGGCGACCACTCAATTACATATCGTTCAAGTAGAAAGAGGCATGTCGTGGGACGAAGCTTTCGAAAAATGGTCCGAATTATCTGGACCTAAAGAAGGATTTTATCTCTCTCATCAGGTAAAACAATACTTCCAGATGATTCATGTGTGTGGCGTTGTTTATTATTTATCGATGTATATTCCGTAGATTCGTAACAATAAGCCGACTGCAATACTAGCTGTTGCTTCGGAAAAAGACAAATTAGGGAAGAAAGGTTCCGGCGAAGGAGTGAATAAAAAAGATTTGTATACCCTTTATCGACCGAATACTGGTTTgcaggtaaatttttggtattattatatgtatgttGCGTAATATGTTCGTTCACTCAAGTTAATGTTTCGATGCTTTGTTTTTAGTTGAGACAAGAAACACTCGCTGAAATGGAAAAGAAGTATAAAAAAGTAGAGGCTTCTGAAGCTGAAAAACATTGGAAAGAGCAATATACCACATCAGAAAACACGTGTTCTCACGCTTATTGGTACGAAATTATTATAGATGAAAATCATGATGTGAactgttttcaatttaatttcatttatacTTTAATTTTAGGCGcggaaattgtaaaaatgtcacGTTAGGTAATGACTGCGAAGTAGGTTTGAGAAGACGTACGTATAACGTTGTTTCCGGTTCGGTATTGAGTGTATGGGGTCGTGTGGAAGCTGTATTGGCTCAAAAAACTGGCCATGGTTCTAAAATGCAAGTGGTGCGTTTGAAAACCGCCAACGGTCTTAAAATTGTCGGTGAGTATTGCAACTAGGAAATGATGTTTGAAATACGAgatttgtcatttttatcaatttgttttCTGTTTACAGGAACATTAATTCCAAATAGTTGCGTAGAACCGCTGAGAGAAGCTTTAGCGTCGGATGCTGAAAAAACATCGGAAGAAAGCTTCACCTAAGATAGTTTATTAGCCAGCCTATTTAATGTAAATATTTACCTCGTCGTAACTGTTTTATTTAAACTGATGATATATTTCTGTCGGTGGAATTACAAGACGCAccaataaatttttactttatgaaaaaattagttaCCTTAGTTTCTGCACAGGTATTTGTTCAAcgtttctgttttttctttttctttctttgtttatttttttgtgtgtctttcattgaaatttttttttaattattgctTATTAGCGTTAAATAACtattttttcgtagttttgattttcataACTTATAATGATGGTTACTTTCATGTTTCTTTTGTGTGTTTACTTgcatttaatttttacatttcatttgcgttacttttttttttagttattggTACGTTGATTTGTTAATTAAGAACCGATatgtgtgttgaaaaaatttacgtattAATTCATCGCGAAGTTTCACATGTTTATGTTCTATGCAGAAACTGAGAATTGACATTTATAaggatttttcttatttttgaattattttcttgtAGTGCCTGATGtgaattttgttcatttattttataaaggGCGTCTAACGAAAATCAGATCTCTCGTTATTTTAGTAGAATTATCGTTCATGTACCttgatgatgaatgatgaattcGTCTCGTATGGTACTTAACTGGAAGGCTTTCTGTTATAAAACTGGTGTTTTGGTATGTTCGGTGGTCGAGTAAACAGGTTCGTCTACTGAGATGATTGGCTGAACATATATTAAAAATGTAATACCAGTTTCATgactagattttttttgttatgctAAGTGTCTTTAGTTGTATCAGAATTATGCTtttgttctttattttgaaCGTATGTGAATAGATTCTATGCTTCGCTGCATGAATATGTAGcttctttgttttttaaaattattattaagtaCTGATTAACGTGAATTTGcaacttgaacattttttttttcaaaatgattgatttttttaacgcacataaaatttaaaatcccgTCTCGCATTTCTCACTCAGTAAAACTGCGAGCGGCTTATTATTTAAGCGTTCTGTGTTACAAAACTGAAACAGTTTTCATGTCGTGTGTATTATTCCTAGTTTAATTACTTACCgataaattttcgcaattttggcatTGATATTGTGCTATTCACATTTTCACGTGTTTGAGCTGATCTGACCTGTACGCGTAGGGCTGCTACACGAacgagaattattttttttatcagcatttGTGGAAAAATTAAGCTTGTAAACGCAGAAGCCGTACCTAGACATATCTCGCAAGTTTAATGAGTTTATGTATATTGCATTAATTCTGTTTCAGTTTTTCTGTGTAAAATTTTAGCATTATTTTGTTAAGCTTATTTTTGTAATTCGTCCCTTTATTTGAAGCttaaaagcaaaattgaaaaatgtttgttcCTTACTTAATTATAATcggtttttattaaaatttcgatGTATGtgattttatgtaattttacaaTATAAAATGTACTTGAATTAGTGTTCATCTTGAATCACGTTTCTGATGAGAGTTACTGATATTATATGATTGTATTTATAGGGTACTGTACATTGGGTATGATCGACGTCAGCCATTTTGGTTGTCTCGCGTCGTTGTGTACATTCATCGATAGTAAATGTTGTATAAGTGTGAGTAAGTCTCACCTACACTTATACCACGACGTGAGACAACCAAAATGACTGACGTCGATCATACCCATTATACAGTACCCTAGTATTTACATCCCAAACCCCACATACGAAAatgttttgatgaaaagttttgctGACGTCGAACGAAAAAAAGTTACACCTAGATCAAGTGTTaatgaatagaaattttttacgTATAAAATACAACAGCATTTAAAAAACTATTctcaaaaataacaataatacgCAGATCTTGAAACatgtaaatataaaaaaattgaacatatcGTAAAAAAGTACACCACACGTTCAATAAAATGGTAAGGAAATGAAGAAATGTAAGTTCCGCCGTGAGTGAGCTCAGAAGATTAGTATCACGTCGTCATCAGTTCCAAAACTATGCCTTGCCGAGTCAAATTGCGTGAATGACATTCTGCAAACATCTAAAGACAAATCTATTTAATGCATCGTGAAATAAAAGGCATTACTTTCAGAATAAACGATTCTTACCGTGATTTCCTGATGggtttttgtataaaatatcgTTGGTGAGAAACGAATACCCAACAATAACTACATAATGGCCTTGATACGGTAACGTAACAGAAGATACGGAGTCCCCCTTTTTATTGCAAACGTCACAAGTCAATAAATTGGCATTCGTGAGCACAATTATTGGACCACAATCGGATAAATGATGAATTAGTTTGGATATGTGAAGAATTTTCACGACTATCGAAATACCATTTCTtttggcattttcaaatttcttattCACTCGAGTTTCGTCCTGAAAGAGAAATGTAATGGTTTTATTTTCGagtaatacattttttgaaaaggaaaacaGTTGATACTTTCTCACATTTGGTAACAGGCTATTGTAATATCTATGCTGATAATATATTGGACATATACCAATAGTAGAAGTATAATATTTAAACTTCAAATCGAATTTCTTCAATAGATAGGCTAAATCAATAGTCCAGGTGCTGTAAAAATTAGAGTGGTTaggaatttctaatttttcggaATTagtattgaaaatataaatcaaCTGACTTAAATTCGATTCCTTCTTCGGTGATGATGTCTTCCTTATGTTTATTAAAATATGCCAATTTATCATCAGACAAAACCATTGCAATACAAGATATTCCACAATCCCAATTATTTTGTTGTATTGTTAGCCGTAATGGAATGGTGATGCAGACAATGGGAACAGTGCTGTAATCACTATCCTCTTCGTTTTCTTCAgctgtaaaaatttgaacatacATGATTGGAATAGATGAAATATTAGTAGAATCAAACGTGAAATTTACAGGCCTAGGCTACATATTAATAATTGATTCTATTTTATACGCTGTTACGCGGTAAATTTTAACGATGAATGATAGGAATCTTTATTTACCTAAAACCTGTTGCATATTGAATGAGAAGATCAATGCACATCACTTTTTACCCGATAAAACAACTGCATAAATGAACACTTCAGAAACACTACTTTTGGTTAGACGAACAATTCatataaaaaatattcgatCAGCACCAAATTCTCCATATTACTTCTTATCCTATCATGTACCAGTAGTGATCGtattcatgaaaattcatcAGATATTGTCGGATATTGTGAAGTTGTTTAGCTCTTAGGTTCAGGTAATTAGATCGGACCATTCTAGAgggtattcattttcaaaatgatgggTTCAATGTTTCAGGATGGTAGTACTATAATAAACGGATTgaagacgaaaaaaatggaaaactacAAGGATATTATTACGTTGGTGTAAATTGGGAATTTATTATTGGAATAAATTTACTCATTACAactaattaaattaaaacttcaaatttttctctaCGTTATCACATTTTCTTACCTTATCAATgcggtataaaaaataaaatagtaaaTATAAGATCAGAGCGCGATCTACTTTGAAGTTCGAAAGCTTTGTAAAGTTAAAGTTGATATGTATAGTGTAGTCCACGTATAAAACCCTTAAGGTGAGGAGTTTCAATCGCCACCAAAGTGTTCAATCCATGAGCgatacctacattaaaaaaataaatggctGGTTTCAGAATCAGATCTCAAATGccaaaaacaagaatttttgttttgattgagATCGGCCATACCGTGGTAATTTTTAATGCAGAACACGTTCGgaaagtaatttaaatttttgagaagcATTCGATTCAATTTTAGTCCAAAAATTGTGCGAAATATTGTTTTACAATGGCTGCAATCAGTTTATTAAATCCCAAAGCTGAATTCGCTCGAGCGGCTCAAGCCTTAGCTGTAAATATTTCAGCTGCTAAGGGTATCCAAGATGTAATGAAGACAAATTTGGGCCCCAAAGGAACAATGAAAATGTTCGTATCGTTTTAGTAGCTAATTTAATCATTAAACTTTCAACTCTTAATACGCAACTATAAAGTTTTACTGACATGATTTCGTTTTACGTTGAACTTTTAGGTTGGTATCGGGAGCCGGAGATATCAAA is from Planococcus citri chromosome 1, ihPlaCitr1.1, whole genome shotgun sequence and encodes:
- the sno gene encoding protein strawberry notch isoform X3, which produces MARFRRFRRYNSFKTPKKSKSPRKKARRTPVPVPEYDHESEYYNGEYDSGSMDMSGFSNVMSAMMMSPSFQAAMTPFLMSGNGNPLLGMLGSGQFFPNWTTPQLPAKTLQTFWAMNNKGNMRAEEEDDNEDEDMGVAETYADYMPAKLKLGKKHPDPVVETASLSSVEPTEVWYKLSLPEDTIKSGSLSALQLEAITYASQQHEHLLPDGSRAGFLIGDGAGVGKGRTIAGLIFENFLKGRKKAIWVSVSNDLKYDAERDLNDIGASRIEVFPMNKFKYAKIASPANGNVKKGVIFSTYSALIGESSQTGGKYKTRLKQLLQWCGDDFDGPIIFDECHRAKNLCPVGSTKPTKTGLTVLELQKQLPKARVVYASATGASEPRNMAYMTRLGMWGEGSPFLEFMDFINAVEKRGVGAMEIVAMDMKLRGMYIARQLSFHGVSFKIEDVPLNKEFIKMYDDSVKLWVEAMQKFQEAAELIDAESRMKKTMWGQFWSAHQRFFKYLCIASKVRHAVDVAREAIKCGKCVVIGLQSTGEARTLEQLERDDGELSDFVSTAKGVLQSLVEKHFPAPDRNRIHRLLGIDTKKLKQENGNANNEAGSSAGKRKSARQAAVKVKRRKDSSESDSELNSDDSDFKVSNSDSGSDEPSEASEPDDSSDFSDTDSDDLLWGNTNTKKGAKKKKAPKKPTQQDKIDMLVMGKSFKGKGKVESTVPPPKDAVERACSMKEELLEQIESIGERLPPNTLDQLIDELGGPENVAEMTGRKGRVVQTDAGIQYESRSEIDIPLETLNLTEKQRFMDGEKDVAIISEAASSGISLQSDRRAKNQRRRVHITLELPWSADRAIQQFGRTHRSNQVNAPEYIFLISDLAGERRFASIVAKRLESLGALTHGDRRATETRDLSRFNIDNKYGRSALEAIMRAIMGYEAPIVPPPKDYKGDFFKDVAGALVGVGLIVNSETTPGVLSLDKDYNNMSKFLNRILGMPVDLQNRLFKYFTDTLQAIITQAKKSGRFDLGILDLGSAGENVKQVKMYSFLRKHTTGVATTQLHIVQVERGMSWDEAFEKWSELSGPKEGFYLSHQIRNNKPTAILAVASEKDKLGKKGSGEGVNKKDLYTLYRPNTGLQLRQETLAEMEKKYKKVEASEAEKHWKEQYTTSENTCSHAYWRGNCKNVTLGNDCEVGLRRRTYNVVSGSVLSVWGRVEAVLAQKTGHGSKMQVVRLKTANGLKIVGTLIPNSCVEPLREALASDAEKTSEESFT
- the sno gene encoding protein strawberry notch isoform X4; protein product: MARFRRFRRYNSFKTPKKSKSPRKKARRTPVPVPEYDHESEYYNGEYDSGSNGNPLLGMLGSGQFFPNWTTPQLPAKTLQTFWAMNNKGNMRAEEEDDNEDEDMGVAETYADYMPAKLKLGKKHPDPVVETASLSSVEPTEVWYKLSLPEDTIKSGSLSALQLEAITYASQQHEHLLPDGSRAGFLIGDGAGVGKGRTIAGLIFENFLKGRKKAIWVSVSNDLKYDAERDLNDIGASRIEVFPMNKFKYAKIASPANGNVKKGVIFSTYSALIGESSQTGGKYKTRLKQLLQWCGDDFDGPIIFDECHRAKNLCPVGSTKPTKTGLTVLELQKQLPKARVVYASATGASEPRNMAYMTRLGMWGEGSPFLEFMDFINAVEKRGVGAMEIVAMDMKLRGMYIARQLSFHGVSFKIEDVPLNKEFIKMYDDSVKLWVEAMQKFQEAAELIDAESRMKKTMWGQFWSAHQRFFKYLCIASKVRHAVDVAREAIKCGKCVVIGLQSTGEARTLEQLERDDGELSDFVSTAKGVLQSLVEKHFPAPDRNRIHRLLGIDTKKLKQENGNANNEAGSSAGKRKSARQAAVKVKRRKDSSESDSELNSDDSDFKVSNSDSGSDEPSEASEPDDSSDFSDTDSDDLLWGNTNTKKGAKKKKAPKKPTQQDKIDMLVMGKSFKGKGKVESTVPPPKDAVERACSMKEELLEQIESIGERLPPNTLDQLIDELGGPENVAEMTGRKGRVVQTDAGIQYESRSEIDIPLETLNLTEKQRFMDGEKDVAIISEAASSGISLQSDRRAKNQRRRVHITLELPWSADRAIQQFGRTHRSNQVNAPEYIFLISDLAGERRFASIVAKRLESLGALTHGDRRATETRDLSRFNIDNKYGRSALEAIMRAIMGYEAPIVPPPKDYKGDFFKDVAGALVGVGLIVNSETTPGVLSLDKDYNNMSKFLNRILGMPVDLQNRLFKYFTDTLQAIITQAKKSGRFDLGILDLGSAGENVKQVKMYSFLRKHTTGVATTQLHIVQVERGMSWDEAFEKWSELSGPKEGFYLSHQIRNNKPTAILAVASEKDKLGKKGSGEGVNKKDLYTLYRPNTGLQLRQETLAEMEKKYKKVEASEAEKHWKEQYTTSENTCSHAYWRGNCKNVTLGNDCEVGLRRRTYNVVSGSVLSVWGRVEAVLAQKTGHGSKMQVVRLKTANGLKIVGTLIPNSCVEPLREALASDAEKTSEESFT